Proteins from one Aythya fuligula isolate bAytFul2 chromosome 11, bAytFul2.pri, whole genome shotgun sequence genomic window:
- the KIF23 gene encoding kinesin-like protein KIF23 isoform X4 produces the protein MKAARAKTPRRPALKKPPAPGPKDPVGVYCRVRPLSRQDQECCIEVISETTVQIHPPDGYRVFRNGEYRETQYSFKEVFGTLVVQKDVFDVVAKPLVEDLIRGKNGLLFTYGVTGSGKTHTMTGSPGDGGLLPRCLDMIFNSIGPFQAKRFVFKLDDKNGVDVQCEVDALLERQKRDAMPVPKTPSGKRQIDPEFADMINVQDHCKVDEVDEDNVYSVFVSYIEIYNNYIYDLLEEAPFEQIKPKPPQSKILREDQNHNMYVTGCTEVEVKSTEEAFEVFWRGQKKRRIANTQLNRESSRSHSVFIIKLAQAPLDADGDNVLQEKEQITLSQLSLVDLAGSERTNRTKAEGNRLREAGNINQSLMTLRTCIEVLRENQMYGTNKMVPYRDSKLTHLFKNYFDGEGKVRMIVCVNPKAEDYEESLQVMRFAEMTQEVEVARPVDRPLCGLTPGRRFRNQAFKEELARKLEMRGGPINGETEEQSASEIFLQSFPPLPSCELLDPNDDQTLPKLIEVLEKRHKLRQMLSDEFAKNVLAFKTTLQEFDSSVISKENYIQGKLSEKEKTIAGQKMELERLEKKIKTLEYKIEILEKTATIYEEDKRNLQQELESKSQKLQRQASDKRRLEARLQGMVAETTMKWEKECERRVAAKQLEMQNKLWVKDEKLKQLKAIVTEPKNEKPERPSRERDREKPIQRSVSPSPVPPSSNLITQVPSSQRLVSNPQVHRRSNSCSSISVASCVMEWEQKTPSHKHTGGTSNARSRQQEPEQSRDYNTSDRRRGMCWTGVIEVPRRRDELEIEEDQCCRNAPPVRLRHRRSRSAGERWVDHKPPSNLPTDTVMQPHVPHAITVAAASEKALAKCDKYMLTHQELASDGEIETKLIKGDVFKTRGGGQAVQFTEIETLKQESPTGRKRRSSPSNPDPAEDAADSEWTDVETRCSVAVEMRAGSALGPGYQHHAQPKRRKP, from the exons aTGAAGGCGGC TAGGGCCAAGACGCCGCGGAGGCCGGCGCTGAAGAAGCCGCCAGCCCCCGGGCCCAAGGATCCCGTGGGG GTGTACTGCAGGGTGAGGCCGCTCAGCCGCCAGGACCAGGAGTGCTGCATCGAGGTGATCAGCGAGACCACGGTGCAGATCCACCCGCCCGATGGGTACAGGGTATTCCGCAACGGGGAGTACCGGGAG acGCAGTATTCGTTTAAAGAAGTGTTTGGCACCCTCGTTGTTCAGAAGGATGTTTTTGATGTGGTGGCTAAACCTCTGGTGGAAGATCTTATTCGTGGGAAAAACG GTCTCCTCTTTACCTATGGGGTGACAGGCAGTGGGAAAACACACACCATGACAGGGTCTCCTGGGGACGGAGGACTTCTCCCCCGGTGTTTGGATATGATCTTCAACAGCATAGGACCGTTCCAGGCCAAGAGATTT GTTTTTAAGCTTGATGACAAGAATGGTGTGGATGTTCAGTGCGAAGTAGATGCTCTATTAGAGCGACAGAAAAGAGATGCCATGCCTGTTCCAAAGACTCCATCTGGCAA GCGCCAAATAGATCCAGAATTTGCTGATATGATAAACGTGCAAGATCACTGCAAAGTGGATGAAGTTGATGAAGATAATGTCtacagtgtttttgtttcttacatCGAGATCTACAACAACTACATATATGACCTCCTGGAGGAAGCTCCCTTCGAGCAGATAAAACCAAA ACCTCCACAATCCAAAATACTTCGTGAGGACCAGAATCACAATATGTATGTCACAGGATGCACAGAAGTAGAGGTGAAATCTACAGAAGAAGCTTTTGAAGTGTTTTGGAGAG gtCAAAAGAAGAGGCGTATTGCAAACACTCAGCTGAATCGAGAATCTAGCCGATCTCACAGTGTGTTTATTATAAAGTTGGCTCAGGCACCCCTGGATGCAGATGGAGATAATGTGCTGCAG GAGAAAGAACAGATCACTTTAAGCCAGCTGTCCTTAGTTGATCTCGCTGGAAGTGAAAGGACTAATAGAACAAAAGCTGAAGGGAACAGGTTGCGAGAAGCAG gTAATATTAATCAGTCACTAATGACATTAAGAACATGCATTGAAGTTCTACGGGAAAACCAGATGTATGGAACAAATAAG ATGGTTCCGTACAGAGATTCCAAGCTGACTCACCTCTTCAAGAACTATTTTGATGGTGAAGGAAAAGTGCGTATGATTGTATGCGTTAATCCTAAAGCTGAGGACTACGAAGAAAGCTTG CAAGTCATGCGTTTTGCCGAAATGACCCAGGAAGTGGAAGTGGCAAGGCCTGTTGATAGACCTCTGTGTGGCTTAACACCAGGGCGGCGCTTTAGGAATCAGGCCTTCAAAGAAGAACTTGCGCGGAAGTTGGAGATGCGGGGTGGCCCAATCAATGGAG aaacagaagagcaaTCTGCTTCTGAGatatttctgcagagctttcctccGTTGCCTTCATGTGAGCTATTGGATCCTAATGACGATCAAACACTTCCAAAGCTTATTGAAGTCCTGGAAAAACGCCATAAACTACGACAAATGTTGTCAGATGAATTTGCCAAAAATG TGCTTGCATTTAAGACTACGCTGCAAGAATTTGATTCCAGTGTTATATCCAAGGAAAACTATATTCAAGGAAAATtgtctgaaaaagagaaaacaatagCAGGACAGAAAATGGAGCTAGAACgtctggagaagaaaattaaaactttggAATACAAG atTGAAATTTTAGAGAAAACTGCTACAATTTATGAAGAAGACAAGCGTAATCTTCAGCAAGAACTGGAAAGCAAGAGCCAGAAACTGCAACGTCAGGCTTCTGACAAGCGTAGGTTGGAAGCACGACTGCAAGGCATGGTGGCAGAAACGACCATGAAATGGGAGAAGGAGTGT GAGCGTCGTGtagcagcaaagcagctggaAATGCAGAACAAACTTTGGGTCAAAGATGAGAAACTGAAGCAACTGAAGGCCATTGTTACTGAACCAAAGAATGAAAAGCCGGAGAGGCCTTCAcgagagagagacagagagaagcCTATTCAGAGATCTGTGTCTCCTTCACCAGTACCT CCTTCTAGTAATTTAATCACTCAAGTCCCTAGCAGCCAGCGGCTCGTGAGCAACCCCCAGGTGCACAGACGTTCTAATTCTTGTAGCAGCATTTCTGTGGCTTCCTGTGTTATGGAATGGGAGCAGAAAACCCCTTCGCACAAGCATACCGGTGGCACTTCTAATGCAAGGAGTAGACAACAAGAACCAGAACAAAGTAGAGACTATAACACCTCAGACAGAAGGCGAGGGATGTGCTGGACTGGAGTCATTGAGGTTCCCAGACGTAGAGATGAGCTAGAAATAGAAGAGGATCAATGCTGCAGG AACGCACCTCCGGTTCGTCTCAGGCACAGACGGTCGCGCTCAGCTGGGGAGAGATGGGTAGATCATAAACCACCTTCTAATCTGCCCACTGACACAGTCATGCAGCCACATGTCCCTCATGCCATCACGGTAGCGGCTGCAAGCGAAAAGGCACTAGCTAAGTGTGACAAGTACATGCTGACGCACCAGGAGCTAGCCTCTGATGGGGAGATTGAAACCAAACTAATTAAG GGTGATGTCTTCAAAACCAGGGGTGGTGGACAGGCTGTGCAGTTCACAGAAATAGAGACACTGAAGCAGGAATCTCCAACAGG TCGAAAGCGGAGATCGTCGCCTTCTAATCCTGATCCAGCAGAGGATGCTGCAGACTCTGAATGGACGGATGTGGAAACCAGA TGTTCTGTCGCCGTGGAGATGAGGGCAGGGTCTGCCCTTGGACCTGGGTATCAGCATCATGCTCAGCCCAA gCGAAGAAAGCCATGA
- the KIF23 gene encoding kinesin-like protein KIF23 isoform X5: protein MKAARAKTPRRPALKKPPAPGPKDPVGVYCRVRPLSRQDQECCIEVISETTVQIHPPDGYRVFRNGEYRETQYSFKEVFGTLVVQKDVFDVVAKPLVEDLIRGKNGLLFTYGVTGSGKTHTMTGSPGDGGLLPRCLDMIFNSIGPFQAKRFVFKLDDKNGVDVQCEVDALLERQKRDAMPVPKTPSGNRRQIDPEFADMINVQDHCKVDEVDEDNVYSVFVSYIEIYNNYIYDLLEEAPFEQIKPKWNSCNTPVRNGDFIPPQSKILREDQNHNMYVTGCTEVEVKSTEEAFEVFWRGQKKRRIANTQLNRESSRSHSVFIIKLAQAPLDADGDNVLQEKEQITLSQLSLVDLAGSERTNRTKAEGNRLREAGNINQSLMTLRTCIEVLRENQMYGTNKMVPYRDSKLTHLFKNYFDGEGKVRMIVCVNPKAEDYEESLQVMRFAEMTQEVEVARPVDRPLCGLTPGRRFRNQAFKEELARKLEMRGGPINGETEEQSASEIFLQSFPPLPSCELLDPNDDQTLPKLIEVLEKRHKLRQMLSDEFAKNVLAFKTTLQEFDSSVISKENYIQGKLSEKEKTIAGQKMELERLEKKIKTLEYKIEILEKTATIYEEDKRNLQQELESKSQKLQRQASDKRRLEARLQGMVAETTMKWEKECERRVAAKQLEMQNKLWVKDEKLKQLKAIVTEPKNEKPERPSRERDREKPIQRSVSPSPVPNAPPVRLRHRRSRSAGERWVDHKPPSNLPTDTVMQPHVPHAITVAAASEKALAKCDKYMLTHQELASDGEIETKLIKGDVFKTRGGGQAVQFTEIETLKQESPTGRKRRSSPSNPDPAEDAADSEWTDVETRCSVAVEMRAGSALGPGYQHHAQPKRRKP from the exons aTGAAGGCGGC TAGGGCCAAGACGCCGCGGAGGCCGGCGCTGAAGAAGCCGCCAGCCCCCGGGCCCAAGGATCCCGTGGGG GTGTACTGCAGGGTGAGGCCGCTCAGCCGCCAGGACCAGGAGTGCTGCATCGAGGTGATCAGCGAGACCACGGTGCAGATCCACCCGCCCGATGGGTACAGGGTATTCCGCAACGGGGAGTACCGGGAG acGCAGTATTCGTTTAAAGAAGTGTTTGGCACCCTCGTTGTTCAGAAGGATGTTTTTGATGTGGTGGCTAAACCTCTGGTGGAAGATCTTATTCGTGGGAAAAACG GTCTCCTCTTTACCTATGGGGTGACAGGCAGTGGGAAAACACACACCATGACAGGGTCTCCTGGGGACGGAGGACTTCTCCCCCGGTGTTTGGATATGATCTTCAACAGCATAGGACCGTTCCAGGCCAAGAGATTT GTTTTTAAGCTTGATGACAAGAATGGTGTGGATGTTCAGTGCGAAGTAGATGCTCTATTAGAGCGACAGAAAAGAGATGCCATGCCTGTTCCAAAGACTCCATCTGGCAA CAGGCGCCAAATAGATCCAGAATTTGCTGATATGATAAACGTGCAAGATCACTGCAAAGTGGATGAAGTTGATGAAGATAATGTCtacagtgtttttgtttcttacatCGAGATCTACAACAACTACATATATGACCTCCTGGAGGAAGCTCCCTTCGAGCAGATAAAACCAAA GTGGAACAGTTGCAACACTCCTGTGCGAAATGGTGACTTTAT ACCTCCACAATCCAAAATACTTCGTGAGGACCAGAATCACAATATGTATGTCACAGGATGCACAGAAGTAGAGGTGAAATCTACAGAAGAAGCTTTTGAAGTGTTTTGGAGAG gtCAAAAGAAGAGGCGTATTGCAAACACTCAGCTGAATCGAGAATCTAGCCGATCTCACAGTGTGTTTATTATAAAGTTGGCTCAGGCACCCCTGGATGCAGATGGAGATAATGTGCTGCAG GAGAAAGAACAGATCACTTTAAGCCAGCTGTCCTTAGTTGATCTCGCTGGAAGTGAAAGGACTAATAGAACAAAAGCTGAAGGGAACAGGTTGCGAGAAGCAG gTAATATTAATCAGTCACTAATGACATTAAGAACATGCATTGAAGTTCTACGGGAAAACCAGATGTATGGAACAAATAAG ATGGTTCCGTACAGAGATTCCAAGCTGACTCACCTCTTCAAGAACTATTTTGATGGTGAAGGAAAAGTGCGTATGATTGTATGCGTTAATCCTAAAGCTGAGGACTACGAAGAAAGCTTG CAAGTCATGCGTTTTGCCGAAATGACCCAGGAAGTGGAAGTGGCAAGGCCTGTTGATAGACCTCTGTGTGGCTTAACACCAGGGCGGCGCTTTAGGAATCAGGCCTTCAAAGAAGAACTTGCGCGGAAGTTGGAGATGCGGGGTGGCCCAATCAATGGAG aaacagaagagcaaTCTGCTTCTGAGatatttctgcagagctttcctccGTTGCCTTCATGTGAGCTATTGGATCCTAATGACGATCAAACACTTCCAAAGCTTATTGAAGTCCTGGAAAAACGCCATAAACTACGACAAATGTTGTCAGATGAATTTGCCAAAAATG TGCTTGCATTTAAGACTACGCTGCAAGAATTTGATTCCAGTGTTATATCCAAGGAAAACTATATTCAAGGAAAATtgtctgaaaaagagaaaacaatagCAGGACAGAAAATGGAGCTAGAACgtctggagaagaaaattaaaactttggAATACAAG atTGAAATTTTAGAGAAAACTGCTACAATTTATGAAGAAGACAAGCGTAATCTTCAGCAAGAACTGGAAAGCAAGAGCCAGAAACTGCAACGTCAGGCTTCTGACAAGCGTAGGTTGGAAGCACGACTGCAAGGCATGGTGGCAGAAACGACCATGAAATGGGAGAAGGAGTGT GAGCGTCGTGtagcagcaaagcagctggaAATGCAGAACAAACTTTGGGTCAAAGATGAGAAACTGAAGCAACTGAAGGCCATTGTTACTGAACCAAAGAATGAAAAGCCGGAGAGGCCTTCAcgagagagagacagagagaagcCTATTCAGAGATCTGTGTCTCCTTCACCAGTACCT AACGCACCTCCGGTTCGTCTCAGGCACAGACGGTCGCGCTCAGCTGGGGAGAGATGGGTAGATCATAAACCACCTTCTAATCTGCCCACTGACACAGTCATGCAGCCACATGTCCCTCATGCCATCACGGTAGCGGCTGCAAGCGAAAAGGCACTAGCTAAGTGTGACAAGTACATGCTGACGCACCAGGAGCTAGCCTCTGATGGGGAGATTGAAACCAAACTAATTAAG GGTGATGTCTTCAAAACCAGGGGTGGTGGACAGGCTGTGCAGTTCACAGAAATAGAGACACTGAAGCAGGAATCTCCAACAGG TCGAAAGCGGAGATCGTCGCCTTCTAATCCTGATCCAGCAGAGGATGCTGCAGACTCTGAATGGACGGATGTGGAAACCAGA TGTTCTGTCGCCGTGGAGATGAGGGCAGGGTCTGCCCTTGGACCTGGGTATCAGCATCATGCTCAGCCCAA gCGAAGAAAGCCATGA
- the KIF23 gene encoding kinesin-like protein KIF23 isoform X6, translating to MKAARAKTPRRPALKKPPAPGPKDPVGVYCRVRPLSRQDQECCIEVISETTVQIHPPDGYRVFRNGEYRETQYSFKEVFGTLVVQKDVFDVVAKPLVEDLIRGKNGLLFTYGVTGSGKTHTMTGSPGDGGLLPRCLDMIFNSIGPFQAKRFVFKLDDKNGVDVQCEVDALLERQKRDAMPVPKTPSGKRQIDPEFADMINVQDHCKVDEVDEDNVYSVFVSYIEIYNNYIYDLLEEAPFEQIKPKWNSCNTPVRNGDFIPPQSKILREDQNHNMYVTGCTEVEVKSTEEAFEVFWRGQKKRRIANTQLNRESSRSHSVFIIKLAQAPLDADGDNVLQEKEQITLSQLSLVDLAGSERTNRTKAEGNRLREAGNINQSLMTLRTCIEVLRENQMYGTNKMVPYRDSKLTHLFKNYFDGEGKVRMIVCVNPKAEDYEESLQVMRFAEMTQEVEVARPVDRPLCGLTPGRRFRNQAFKEELARKLEMRGGPINGETEEQSASEIFLQSFPPLPSCELLDPNDDQTLPKLIEVLEKRHKLRQMLSDEFAKNVLAFKTTLQEFDSSVISKENYIQGKLSEKEKTIAGQKMELERLEKKIKTLEYKIEILEKTATIYEEDKRNLQQELESKSQKLQRQASDKRRLEARLQGMVAETTMKWEKECERRVAAKQLEMQNKLWVKDEKLKQLKAIVTEPKNEKPERPSRERDREKPIQRSVSPSPVPNAPPVRLRHRRSRSAGERWVDHKPPSNLPTDTVMQPHVPHAITVAAASEKALAKCDKYMLTHQELASDGEIETKLIKGDVFKTRGGGQAVQFTEIETLKQESPTGRKRRSSPSNPDPAEDAADSEWTDVETRCSVAVEMRAGSALGPGYQHHAQPKRRKP from the exons aTGAAGGCGGC TAGGGCCAAGACGCCGCGGAGGCCGGCGCTGAAGAAGCCGCCAGCCCCCGGGCCCAAGGATCCCGTGGGG GTGTACTGCAGGGTGAGGCCGCTCAGCCGCCAGGACCAGGAGTGCTGCATCGAGGTGATCAGCGAGACCACGGTGCAGATCCACCCGCCCGATGGGTACAGGGTATTCCGCAACGGGGAGTACCGGGAG acGCAGTATTCGTTTAAAGAAGTGTTTGGCACCCTCGTTGTTCAGAAGGATGTTTTTGATGTGGTGGCTAAACCTCTGGTGGAAGATCTTATTCGTGGGAAAAACG GTCTCCTCTTTACCTATGGGGTGACAGGCAGTGGGAAAACACACACCATGACAGGGTCTCCTGGGGACGGAGGACTTCTCCCCCGGTGTTTGGATATGATCTTCAACAGCATAGGACCGTTCCAGGCCAAGAGATTT GTTTTTAAGCTTGATGACAAGAATGGTGTGGATGTTCAGTGCGAAGTAGATGCTCTATTAGAGCGACAGAAAAGAGATGCCATGCCTGTTCCAAAGACTCCATCTGGCAA GCGCCAAATAGATCCAGAATTTGCTGATATGATAAACGTGCAAGATCACTGCAAAGTGGATGAAGTTGATGAAGATAATGTCtacagtgtttttgtttcttacatCGAGATCTACAACAACTACATATATGACCTCCTGGAGGAAGCTCCCTTCGAGCAGATAAAACCAAA GTGGAACAGTTGCAACACTCCTGTGCGAAATGGTGACTTTAT ACCTCCACAATCCAAAATACTTCGTGAGGACCAGAATCACAATATGTATGTCACAGGATGCACAGAAGTAGAGGTGAAATCTACAGAAGAAGCTTTTGAAGTGTTTTGGAGAG gtCAAAAGAAGAGGCGTATTGCAAACACTCAGCTGAATCGAGAATCTAGCCGATCTCACAGTGTGTTTATTATAAAGTTGGCTCAGGCACCCCTGGATGCAGATGGAGATAATGTGCTGCAG GAGAAAGAACAGATCACTTTAAGCCAGCTGTCCTTAGTTGATCTCGCTGGAAGTGAAAGGACTAATAGAACAAAAGCTGAAGGGAACAGGTTGCGAGAAGCAG gTAATATTAATCAGTCACTAATGACATTAAGAACATGCATTGAAGTTCTACGGGAAAACCAGATGTATGGAACAAATAAG ATGGTTCCGTACAGAGATTCCAAGCTGACTCACCTCTTCAAGAACTATTTTGATGGTGAAGGAAAAGTGCGTATGATTGTATGCGTTAATCCTAAAGCTGAGGACTACGAAGAAAGCTTG CAAGTCATGCGTTTTGCCGAAATGACCCAGGAAGTGGAAGTGGCAAGGCCTGTTGATAGACCTCTGTGTGGCTTAACACCAGGGCGGCGCTTTAGGAATCAGGCCTTCAAAGAAGAACTTGCGCGGAAGTTGGAGATGCGGGGTGGCCCAATCAATGGAG aaacagaagagcaaTCTGCTTCTGAGatatttctgcagagctttcctccGTTGCCTTCATGTGAGCTATTGGATCCTAATGACGATCAAACACTTCCAAAGCTTATTGAAGTCCTGGAAAAACGCCATAAACTACGACAAATGTTGTCAGATGAATTTGCCAAAAATG TGCTTGCATTTAAGACTACGCTGCAAGAATTTGATTCCAGTGTTATATCCAAGGAAAACTATATTCAAGGAAAATtgtctgaaaaagagaaaacaatagCAGGACAGAAAATGGAGCTAGAACgtctggagaagaaaattaaaactttggAATACAAG atTGAAATTTTAGAGAAAACTGCTACAATTTATGAAGAAGACAAGCGTAATCTTCAGCAAGAACTGGAAAGCAAGAGCCAGAAACTGCAACGTCAGGCTTCTGACAAGCGTAGGTTGGAAGCACGACTGCAAGGCATGGTGGCAGAAACGACCATGAAATGGGAGAAGGAGTGT GAGCGTCGTGtagcagcaaagcagctggaAATGCAGAACAAACTTTGGGTCAAAGATGAGAAACTGAAGCAACTGAAGGCCATTGTTACTGAACCAAAGAATGAAAAGCCGGAGAGGCCTTCAcgagagagagacagagagaagcCTATTCAGAGATCTGTGTCTCCTTCACCAGTACCT AACGCACCTCCGGTTCGTCTCAGGCACAGACGGTCGCGCTCAGCTGGGGAGAGATGGGTAGATCATAAACCACCTTCTAATCTGCCCACTGACACAGTCATGCAGCCACATGTCCCTCATGCCATCACGGTAGCGGCTGCAAGCGAAAAGGCACTAGCTAAGTGTGACAAGTACATGCTGACGCACCAGGAGCTAGCCTCTGATGGGGAGATTGAAACCAAACTAATTAAG GGTGATGTCTTCAAAACCAGGGGTGGTGGACAGGCTGTGCAGTTCACAGAAATAGAGACACTGAAGCAGGAATCTCCAACAGG TCGAAAGCGGAGATCGTCGCCTTCTAATCCTGATCCAGCAGAGGATGCTGCAGACTCTGAATGGACGGATGTGGAAACCAGA TGTTCTGTCGCCGTGGAGATGAGGGCAGGGTCTGCCCTTGGACCTGGGTATCAGCATCATGCTCAGCCCAA gCGAAGAAAGCCATGA